A genomic window from Streptomyces sp. HUAS YS2 includes:
- a CDS encoding lysine N(6)-hydroxylase/L-ornithine N(5)-oxygenase family protein: MTGSTPRNDHDHPHDLVGIGIGPFNLSLAALAHGVPGGLATAFYEQRPAFHWHPGLLIDGATLQVPFLADLVTLADPASPWTFLNYLRSLDRLYPFYFSETFHIQRAEYDAYCRWVSDHLPGLHFGHQVDSVRWSPERALFEVDFTQIDTHGAAEALGRAYARNVVLGVGTEPYVPEPLRPLADAPGVPVHHSADYLAHRDRLITADHVTIVGSGQSGAEIFLDLLRARPAGAERLHWLTRTEALAPMEYSKLGLEHFTPDYTRYFHALPEPVRNELVPRQWQLHKGIDTDTLAAIHAELYRRTLHGGWPDAVITPGVRVRTAGRVATTKVELHLEHTQQASRTRLTTDAVVLATGYRERPVDRMLSGLDPYLRHDSTGRPRIDHAYRLILDESVTGNVYVQNAEKHTHGVGAPDLGLAAWRSATILNSLTGKEPYPLPRRTAFTSFGLEQQEAPRIPAQGPELTPLTQD; encoded by the coding sequence ATGACCGGCAGCACCCCCCGGAACGACCACGATCACCCCCACGACCTCGTGGGCATCGGCATCGGCCCGTTCAACCTCTCCCTCGCCGCCCTCGCCCACGGCGTCCCCGGCGGCCTCGCCACCGCCTTCTACGAACAACGCCCCGCCTTCCACTGGCACCCCGGACTCCTCATCGACGGCGCCACCCTCCAAGTCCCCTTCCTCGCCGACCTGGTCACCCTCGCCGACCCCGCCAGCCCCTGGACCTTCCTCAACTACCTCCGCTCACTCGACCGCCTCTACCCCTTCTACTTCTCCGAGACCTTCCACATCCAACGCGCCGAATACGACGCCTACTGCCGCTGGGTCTCCGACCACCTCCCCGGACTCCACTTCGGCCACCAGGTCGACTCCGTCCGCTGGAGCCCCGAACGCGCCCTCTTCGAAGTCGACTTCACCCAGATCGACACCCACGGCGCAGCAGAAGCCCTCGGCCGCGCCTACGCCCGCAACGTCGTCCTCGGCGTCGGCACCGAACCGTACGTCCCCGAACCCCTCCGCCCCCTCGCCGACGCCCCCGGCGTCCCCGTCCACCACTCCGCCGACTACCTCGCCCACCGCGACCGCCTCATCACCGCCGACCACGTCACCATCGTCGGATCCGGCCAATCAGGCGCCGAGATCTTCCTCGACCTCCTCCGCGCCCGCCCCGCCGGCGCCGAACGACTCCACTGGCTCACCCGCACCGAAGCCCTCGCCCCCATGGAGTACTCCAAACTCGGCCTGGAACACTTCACCCCCGACTACACCCGCTACTTCCACGCCCTCCCCGAACCCGTCCGCAACGAACTCGTCCCCCGGCAATGGCAGCTCCACAAAGGCATCGACACCGACACCCTCGCCGCCATCCACGCCGAGCTCTACCGCCGCACCCTCCACGGCGGCTGGCCCGACGCCGTCATCACCCCCGGCGTCCGCGTCCGCACCGCCGGCCGCGTCGCCACCACCAAAGTCGAACTCCACCTCGAACACACCCAACAGGCCAGCCGCACCCGCCTCACCACCGACGCCGTCGTCCTCGCCACCGGCTACCGCGAACGCCCCGTCGACCGCATGCTCTCCGGCCTCGACCCCTACCTCCGCCACGACTCCACCGGCCGCCCCCGCATCGACCACGCCTACCGGCTCATCCTCGACGAATCCGTCACCGGCAACGTCTACGTCCAGAACGCCGAAAAACACACCCACGGCGTCGGCGCCCCCGACCTCGGCCTCGCCGCCTGGCGTAGCGCCACCATCCTCAACTCCCTCACCGGCAAAGAGCCCTACCCCCTGCCCCGCCGCACCGCCTTCACCAGCTTCGGCCTGGAACAGCAAGAGGCGCCACGCATCCCGGCCCAAGGCCCGGAGCTGACGCCCCTCACACAGGACTGA